One Acidobacteriota bacterium genomic window, GGGTCAGATACTCCTGACGGTAGACCGGTTGGCCCGTCAGCACTTCGAGGGTCAGAGGGCTGACGAAGGCCTCGGCGGAGCGGGTGAGGGCGCAGCGTACGGAGTGACCGGCGCTGGTGAGAGCGCGCACCAGAAGCGCTGCCTTGTAGGCGGCGATGCCGCCGCTGACGCCCAGCAGAACGCGAATCCCGGTGCTCACTCCAGGCTCCTCGGGATGGGTCAGTTGACCTCTTCTTCGGGCTCTTCCGCAACCTCCTCCACCGGCTCCGGCTCGGGCTCGGCGGGCTGGCCCAGCTCCCAGGCCACCAGGTCCTGGCTGACCTCGCGCATGGCGACCCGGGAAGCCTTGTCGGCCCCCTGCTCGACCTTGGTGGGCGCGCCGCGCATGATCTGCTCGGCGCGGACGGCGGCCACCAGGATGTAGCGGAACTTGCTATCGATCTTGTCGGGGAAACGGTGCATCGTTGGAAGAGCTCCTGTGGTCGGTGAGTCGGCGAGCCGGCAACGGTTTGCCGCGGGAGATGATCCCGCGCATCGGCGCCTGCCGGCTCAAGGTGAGATGCTGGAGAAGTCCTTGAGGATGGCTTGAATCTCGCTGTTCATGCGCTGCCGGCGGTGGCGCTTTTCCAAGATAATGGAAGCGATCGCCTGCGCCGCACGCTCCGCATCGCGGTTGATAATAACATAGTCGTAGGCCTCGTAACATGCGATTTCTGAGGAGGATACGCGCAGTCGGCGGTTGATCGCTCCGGGCTCGTCGCTACCCCGTCCGCGCAGACGGCGTTCCAGTTCCTCATAGCTCGGCGGTACGATGAGCACCCCGTGGGCACCGGGCATCTGCGCCATCACCTGCTCGGCGCCCTGGACATCGATCTCCAGCAGCACGTCGACGCCGTTCTTCAACCGCCGCTCCACCTCCTCCCGGGAAGTGCCGTAGCGGTTGCCGTAGACCTCCGCCCACTCGAGGAAGCGCCCCTCGTCGATCATCTGCTGGAACTCCGCCGGCTCGACGAAGAGATAATCCTTGCCGTCCGCTTCGCCGCTGCGCGGCTGGCGGGTGGTGTGGCTGATGGAGAACTGCAGGCTCCCCGGGGGAATCCAGCCGCTGGCCAACAGCCGCCGAATCACCGTCGTCTTGCCGGTGCCGGAGGGAGCGGAGACGATGAATAGCTCGCCGCGCTCACTCGACATTCTGCACCTGCTCCCGAAGCTGCTCGCACACCGTCTTGGCCTCCAACACGCTGCGGATCATCTCGGTATGACGGCATTT contains:
- the rpoZ gene encoding DNA-directed RNA polymerase subunit omega, with translation MHRFPDKIDSKFRYILVAAVRAEQIMRGAPTKVEQGADKASRVAMREVSQDLVAWELGQPAEPEPEPVEEVAEEPEEEVN
- the gmk gene encoding guanylate kinase, producing the protein MSSERGELFIVSAPSGTGKTTVIRRLLASGWIPPGSLQFSISHTTRQPRSGEADGKDYLFVEPAEFQQMIDEGRFLEWAEVYGNRYGTSREEVERRLKNGVDVLLEIDVQGAEQVMAQMPGAHGVLIVPPSYEELERRLRGRGSDEPGAINRRLRVSSSEIACYEAYDYVIINRDAERAAQAIASIILEKRHRRQRMNSEIQAILKDFSSISP